One Ranitomeya imitator isolate aRanImi1 chromosome 1, aRanImi1.pri, whole genome shotgun sequence DNA window includes the following coding sequences:
- the EIF2AK3 gene encoding eukaryotic translation initiation factor 2-alpha kinase 3 isoform X1 yields the protein MAGLMRRPCWPVTAVLLLLGVVAAGLVEQGAPGRDAGYPWEEEQEDRGGLRSLAPGLGAAAAFPTGDVIVEDDESAAEQEESGREERRPRSLVIISTLDGRIAALDADNHGRKQWDLDVGSGSLVSSSLSKPEVFGNKMIIPSLDGDLFQWDRDRESMEAVPFTVESLLESSYKFGDDVVLVGGKSLTTYGLSANSGKVKYICSAMGCRRWNEEETEQDDILLLHRKQKTVRAVGPRSGSEKWNFSVGHFELRYIPDVEPAVGFIEGHIEPSGGTDDSKIIMDFEDQEVGTKDVVIKISVADWKVMAFNRRLGHLEWEHQFCTPIASAWLVRDGKVLPISLFDDTSYSPDDGVLEDEEDLVEAARGATESSFYLGMYRGQLYLQASVRPSEKFPVNPTALDTRNDGNAIMSLPRIKWKPLIHSPSRTPVMVGSDEFDKCLSNDKFSHEEYSNGALSVLQYPYAKNGESVRLEEPDPPQPPVAAVRLAAIPGQHPSLDNGYYLPYYKRERSKRGTQITIGILENPNYKNIRKKDPVVLLPWWKEIIGTILLCITATTYIVRRLFQPTSSARKRKESETQCQTDTKYEAVNGDPVEIRREDSGCGYVSRYLTDFDPIRCLGRGGFGVVFEARNKVDDCNYAIKRIRLPNRKLAREKVMREVKALAKLEHPGIVRYFNAWREEPPELWQEKMDELWLKDGCTEWPFSSPTPVDGLSLKVRSADPYSMREQVEVITPSSESLSSPSTGFILVDPGRHRRRSFPRRFSSDDVAVVNLQDSVLTGCDVEHSTEEEGPGGLYSPRDLGLHERTSSSIIFEDSGCDNASSHVDNRPDVSVVVTTSEFSERDSGTKDSCSSESKPSTLSISPPRPKTLNLDLTKNTSEKLNPGSPKVYLYIQMQLCRQENLKDWMEARCTLQDRPRPESLHIFLQIAEAVQFLHSKGLMHRDLKPSNIFFTMDDVVKVGDFGLVTEMDQEEDEETVLTPMPAYARHTGQVGTKLYMSPEQMCGQSYSHKVDIFSLGLILFELLYPFGTNMERVQILTDLRDLKFPALFTQQYPQEHTMVRHMLSHDPSERPEAEDIIDSPVFENVELPSKLILRQRSRTLSSSGVKNLKHSSK from the exons ATCCCTGGTGATCATCAGCACACTGGATGGGAGGATCGCAGCGCTGGATGCAGACAATCATGGCAGGAAGCAGTGGGACCTGGATGTGGGCTCGGGGTCTCTGGTCTCCTCCAGCCTCAGTAAACCGGAG GTCTTCGGGAATAAGATGATAATCCCTTCCCTGGATGGAGACCTCTTTCAGTGGGACCGGGACAGAGAGAGCATGGAAGCCGTCCCGTTCACGGTGGAGTCCCTCCTGGAGTCATCGTACAAGTTTGGGGACGACGTCGTGTTAGTTGGAGGAAAGTCCCTGACGACTTACGGACTGAGTGCCAACAGCGGTAAG GTGAAGTACATCTGCTCCGCCATGGGCTGCCGGCGGTGGAACGAAGAGGAGACTGAGCAAGACGACATCCTACTGTTACATCGGAAGCAGAAAACTGTGCGAGCGGTGGGACCCCGCAGcgggagtgaaaa GTGGAATTTCAGCGTCGGTCATTTCGAGCTGCGTTACATCCCAGACGTTGAGCCGGCTGTGGGTTTCATCGAAGGTCACATCGAACCCAGCGGTGGCACCGATGACTCCAAAATCATTATGGACTTCGAGGACCAGGAAGTCGGCACGAAGGATGTGGTCATCAAGATCTCTGTGGCCGACTGGAAGGTCATGGCTTTTAACAGACGACTGGGACACCTGGAGTGGGAGCATCAG TTCTGCACTCCCATAGCGTCGGCCTGGTTAGTCCGGGACGGGAAGGTGTTGCCGATCAGTCTGTTCGATGACACCAGTTACTCCCCAGACGATGGTGTCCTGGAGGATGAGGAAGATCTGGTGGAAGCTGCAAGAGGAGCTACAGAGTCCAGCTTCTACCTCG GGATGTATCGGGGGCAGCTGTATCTGCAGGCCTCTGTTCGCCCATCAGAGAAATTCCCAGTTAATCCCACAGCGTTGGATACCAGGAACGATGGGAACGCCATCATGTCTCTGCCCAGGATCAAGTGGAAGCCTTTAATCC ATTCTCCGTCCCGGACGCCCGTGATGGTCGGATCAGACGAGTTTGATAAATGTCTCAGTAATGACAAGTTCTCTCATGAGGAGTACAGCAATGGGGCGCTGTCCGTGCTCCAGTATCCGTACG CCAAGAATGGAGAATCCGTCAGACTGGAAGAGCCAGACCCTCCTCAGCCCCCGGTAGCGGCCGTCCGCCTGGCTGCCATTCCCGGCCAGCACCCTTCTCTCG ATAACGGTTATTACCTGCCATACTACAAGCGAGAGCGCAGTAAGCGCGGCACACAGATCACCATTGGGATCCTGGAGAACCCGAACTACAAGAACATTCGCAAGAAGGATCCGGTGGTTCTTCTCCCCTGGTGGAAGGAGATCATCGGCACCATCCTGCTGTGCATCACGGCCACCACGTACATTGTCCGCAGGCTCTTCCAGCCGACCAGCAGCGCCCGG AAGAGGAAAGAATCGGAGACGCAGTGTCAGACGGACACCAAGTACGAAGCCGTGAACGGGGACCCGGTGGAGATCAGACGCGAGGACAGCGGCTGCGGATACGTGTCACG GTATCTGACAGACTTTGATCCTATCCGGTGTTTAGGACGCGGGGGCTTCGGAGTGGTGTTTGAAGCCAGGAATAAAGTTGATGATTGTAACTACGCCATTAAGAGAATCCGCCTCCCCAACAG gaaactgGCCCGAGAGAAGGTGATGCGAGAGGTGAAGGCTCTCGCCAAACTGGAGCATCCTGGGATCGTGCGCTATTTCAATGCTTGGCGTGAAGAGCCGCCAGAACTATGGCAGGAGAAAATGGATGAGCTGTGGCTAAAAGATGGATG CACGGAGTGGCCCTTCAGCTCCCCGACGCCTGTGGACGGCCTTTCCCTCAAGGTCCGGAGTGCAGACCCCTACTCCATGAGGGAGCAGGTGGAAGTCATCACCCCTTCTTCAGAGAGTCTGAGCTCGCCGTCCACCGGATTTATCCTCGTTGACCCCGGCCGGCATCGGAGGCGCTCGTTTCCTCGCCGTTTCTCCTCTGACGACGTCGCTGTTGTGAACCTGCAGGACAGCGTCCTTACAGGCTGTGATGTGGAGCACAGCACGGAGGAGGAGGGTCCCGGAGGGCTTTATTCTCCGCGGGATCTCGGGTTACAcgagaggacctcctcctccatCATCTTTGAAGACTCTGGTTGTGACAACGCATCCAGTCACGTAGATAACAGGCCGGACGTGTCCGTTGTGGTCACCACCAGCGAGTTTTCTGAGAGAGACTCTGGAACCAAGGACTCGTGCTCCAGCGAGAGCAAACCCAGCACTTTGTCTATTTCTCCTCCAAGACCTAAAACTTTGAACTTGGACTTAACCAAAAATACTTCGGAGAAGCTGAACCCCGGCTCCCCTAAGGTGTACCTCTATATACAGATGCAGCTGTGCCGCCAGGAGAACCTCAAAGACTGGATGGAGGCTCGCTGCACCCTGCAGGATCGGCCGCGGCCTGAAAGCCTCCATATATTTCTGCAAATTGCAGAAGCCGTTCAGTTTTTGCACAGTAAAGGTCTAATGCACCGAGATCTGAAG CCGTCCAACATTTTCTTTACGATGGACGATGTCGTGAAGGTCGGAGACTTCGGATTGGTGACGGAGATGGACCAGGAAGAAGATGAAGAAACCGTTCTGACGCCCATGCCAGCCTACGCCCGACATACCGGGCAGGTGGGGACCAAGCTGTACATGAGCCCCGAGCAG ATGTGCGGCCAGAGTTACTCTCACAAGGTGGACATCTTCTCCCTGGGCCTCATCTTATTTGAGCTGCTGTATCCGTTCGGTACCAATATGGAGAGAGTGCAG ataTTAACAGACTTGCGGGACCTGAAGTTTCCAGCCCTGTTTACGCAGCAGTATCCCCAGGAG CACACCATGGTCCGGCACATGCTTTCTCACGACCCGAGCGAGCGGCCGGAGGCTGAAGACATCATAGACAGTCCCGTGTTTGAGAACGTCGAACTTCCCAGTAAGCTGATTCTCCGGCAGCGGTCGCGGACTCTCAGCTCCTCCGGTGTGAAAAACCTGAAACATTCCAGCAAGTGA
- the EIF2AK3 gene encoding eukaryotic translation initiation factor 2-alpha kinase 3 isoform X2: MAGLMRRPCWPVTAVLLLLGVVAAGLVEQGAPGRDAGYPWEEEQEDRGGLRSLAPGLGAAAAFPTGDVIVEDDESAAEQEESGREERRPRSLVIISTLDGRIAALDADNHGRKQWDLDVGSGSLVSSSLSKPEVFGNKMIIPSLDGDLFQWDRDRESMEAVPFTVESLLESSYKFGDDVVLVGGKSLTTYGLSANSGKVKYICSAMGCRRWNEEETEQDDILLLHRKQKTVRAVGPRSGSEKWNFSVGHFELRYIPDVEPAVGFIEGHIEPSGGTDDSKIIMDFEDQEVGTKDVVIKISVADWKVMAFNRRLGHLEWEHQFCTPIASAWLVRDGKVLPISLFDDTSYSPDDGVLEDEEDLVEAARGATESSFYLGMYRGQLYLQASVRPSEKFPVNPTALDTRNDGNAIMSLPRIKWKPLIHSPSRTPVMVGSDEFDKCLSNDKFSHEEYSNGALSVLQYPYDNGYYLPYYKRERSKRGTQITIGILENPNYKNIRKKDPVVLLPWWKEIIGTILLCITATTYIVRRLFQPTSSARKRKESETQCQTDTKYEAVNGDPVEIRREDSGCGYVSRYLTDFDPIRCLGRGGFGVVFEARNKVDDCNYAIKRIRLPNRKLAREKVMREVKALAKLEHPGIVRYFNAWREEPPELWQEKMDELWLKDGCTEWPFSSPTPVDGLSLKVRSADPYSMREQVEVITPSSESLSSPSTGFILVDPGRHRRRSFPRRFSSDDVAVVNLQDSVLTGCDVEHSTEEEGPGGLYSPRDLGLHERTSSSIIFEDSGCDNASSHVDNRPDVSVVVTTSEFSERDSGTKDSCSSESKPSTLSISPPRPKTLNLDLTKNTSEKLNPGSPKVYLYIQMQLCRQENLKDWMEARCTLQDRPRPESLHIFLQIAEAVQFLHSKGLMHRDLKPSNIFFTMDDVVKVGDFGLVTEMDQEEDEETVLTPMPAYARHTGQVGTKLYMSPEQMCGQSYSHKVDIFSLGLILFELLYPFGTNMERVQILTDLRDLKFPALFTQQYPQEHTMVRHMLSHDPSERPEAEDIIDSPVFENVELPSKLILRQRSRTLSSSGVKNLKHSSK, translated from the exons ATCCCTGGTGATCATCAGCACACTGGATGGGAGGATCGCAGCGCTGGATGCAGACAATCATGGCAGGAAGCAGTGGGACCTGGATGTGGGCTCGGGGTCTCTGGTCTCCTCCAGCCTCAGTAAACCGGAG GTCTTCGGGAATAAGATGATAATCCCTTCCCTGGATGGAGACCTCTTTCAGTGGGACCGGGACAGAGAGAGCATGGAAGCCGTCCCGTTCACGGTGGAGTCCCTCCTGGAGTCATCGTACAAGTTTGGGGACGACGTCGTGTTAGTTGGAGGAAAGTCCCTGACGACTTACGGACTGAGTGCCAACAGCGGTAAG GTGAAGTACATCTGCTCCGCCATGGGCTGCCGGCGGTGGAACGAAGAGGAGACTGAGCAAGACGACATCCTACTGTTACATCGGAAGCAGAAAACTGTGCGAGCGGTGGGACCCCGCAGcgggagtgaaaa GTGGAATTTCAGCGTCGGTCATTTCGAGCTGCGTTACATCCCAGACGTTGAGCCGGCTGTGGGTTTCATCGAAGGTCACATCGAACCCAGCGGTGGCACCGATGACTCCAAAATCATTATGGACTTCGAGGACCAGGAAGTCGGCACGAAGGATGTGGTCATCAAGATCTCTGTGGCCGACTGGAAGGTCATGGCTTTTAACAGACGACTGGGACACCTGGAGTGGGAGCATCAG TTCTGCACTCCCATAGCGTCGGCCTGGTTAGTCCGGGACGGGAAGGTGTTGCCGATCAGTCTGTTCGATGACACCAGTTACTCCCCAGACGATGGTGTCCTGGAGGATGAGGAAGATCTGGTGGAAGCTGCAAGAGGAGCTACAGAGTCCAGCTTCTACCTCG GGATGTATCGGGGGCAGCTGTATCTGCAGGCCTCTGTTCGCCCATCAGAGAAATTCCCAGTTAATCCCACAGCGTTGGATACCAGGAACGATGGGAACGCCATCATGTCTCTGCCCAGGATCAAGTGGAAGCCTTTAATCC ATTCTCCGTCCCGGACGCCCGTGATGGTCGGATCAGACGAGTTTGATAAATGTCTCAGTAATGACAAGTTCTCTCATGAGGAGTACAGCAATGGGGCGCTGTCCGTGCTCCAGTATCCGTACG ATAACGGTTATTACCTGCCATACTACAAGCGAGAGCGCAGTAAGCGCGGCACACAGATCACCATTGGGATCCTGGAGAACCCGAACTACAAGAACATTCGCAAGAAGGATCCGGTGGTTCTTCTCCCCTGGTGGAAGGAGATCATCGGCACCATCCTGCTGTGCATCACGGCCACCACGTACATTGTCCGCAGGCTCTTCCAGCCGACCAGCAGCGCCCGG AAGAGGAAAGAATCGGAGACGCAGTGTCAGACGGACACCAAGTACGAAGCCGTGAACGGGGACCCGGTGGAGATCAGACGCGAGGACAGCGGCTGCGGATACGTGTCACG GTATCTGACAGACTTTGATCCTATCCGGTGTTTAGGACGCGGGGGCTTCGGAGTGGTGTTTGAAGCCAGGAATAAAGTTGATGATTGTAACTACGCCATTAAGAGAATCCGCCTCCCCAACAG gaaactgGCCCGAGAGAAGGTGATGCGAGAGGTGAAGGCTCTCGCCAAACTGGAGCATCCTGGGATCGTGCGCTATTTCAATGCTTGGCGTGAAGAGCCGCCAGAACTATGGCAGGAGAAAATGGATGAGCTGTGGCTAAAAGATGGATG CACGGAGTGGCCCTTCAGCTCCCCGACGCCTGTGGACGGCCTTTCCCTCAAGGTCCGGAGTGCAGACCCCTACTCCATGAGGGAGCAGGTGGAAGTCATCACCCCTTCTTCAGAGAGTCTGAGCTCGCCGTCCACCGGATTTATCCTCGTTGACCCCGGCCGGCATCGGAGGCGCTCGTTTCCTCGCCGTTTCTCCTCTGACGACGTCGCTGTTGTGAACCTGCAGGACAGCGTCCTTACAGGCTGTGATGTGGAGCACAGCACGGAGGAGGAGGGTCCCGGAGGGCTTTATTCTCCGCGGGATCTCGGGTTACAcgagaggacctcctcctccatCATCTTTGAAGACTCTGGTTGTGACAACGCATCCAGTCACGTAGATAACAGGCCGGACGTGTCCGTTGTGGTCACCACCAGCGAGTTTTCTGAGAGAGACTCTGGAACCAAGGACTCGTGCTCCAGCGAGAGCAAACCCAGCACTTTGTCTATTTCTCCTCCAAGACCTAAAACTTTGAACTTGGACTTAACCAAAAATACTTCGGAGAAGCTGAACCCCGGCTCCCCTAAGGTGTACCTCTATATACAGATGCAGCTGTGCCGCCAGGAGAACCTCAAAGACTGGATGGAGGCTCGCTGCACCCTGCAGGATCGGCCGCGGCCTGAAAGCCTCCATATATTTCTGCAAATTGCAGAAGCCGTTCAGTTTTTGCACAGTAAAGGTCTAATGCACCGAGATCTGAAG CCGTCCAACATTTTCTTTACGATGGACGATGTCGTGAAGGTCGGAGACTTCGGATTGGTGACGGAGATGGACCAGGAAGAAGATGAAGAAACCGTTCTGACGCCCATGCCAGCCTACGCCCGACATACCGGGCAGGTGGGGACCAAGCTGTACATGAGCCCCGAGCAG ATGTGCGGCCAGAGTTACTCTCACAAGGTGGACATCTTCTCCCTGGGCCTCATCTTATTTGAGCTGCTGTATCCGTTCGGTACCAATATGGAGAGAGTGCAG ataTTAACAGACTTGCGGGACCTGAAGTTTCCAGCCCTGTTTACGCAGCAGTATCCCCAGGAG CACACCATGGTCCGGCACATGCTTTCTCACGACCCGAGCGAGCGGCCGGAGGCTGAAGACATCATAGACAGTCCCGTGTTTGAGAACGTCGAACTTCCCAGTAAGCTGATTCTCCGGCAGCGGTCGCGGACTCTCAGCTCCTCCGGTGTGAAAAACCTGAAACATTCCAGCAAGTGA